In Methylomagnum ishizawai, one DNA window encodes the following:
- a CDS encoding glycosyltransferase family 4 protein, whose protein sequence is MPPCRILHITAHLGGGVGKVLSRLTAESARRGEGWTHVIACLEAPEKSQFVDHAQAHGAEVLVCPDPAALAARIAAADIVQLEWWHHPKVAAWMGGDPWPAMRLVVWSHVSGLSPPEIPPEFAALPHRFLFTSPCSWEHPRLAALDGEARRRIGAVFSSGGFDDLPPPPRRDPAAPVKVGYVGTLNYAKLHPDLLDYLAAVRLPGFRLAMVGDPTPADALMAAAKARGLAGRLHPLGYSTQVVAELATFDILAYPLNPRHYGTTENALLEAMAMGVVPVVLDNPAERHLVRQGETGLIVDSPRAFADAIQYLAENPEARQRLSANAARAIRQDFAVGRTADRLHAHYQTLLAEPKRGFDFKAVFGAEPADWFRACQGREAWRFPDGATTEPLPPGPHCLYERTKSSVFHYRDCFPQDPRLARWAGRLEASR, encoded by the coding sequence ATGCCGCCCTGCCGCATCCTCCATATCACTGCCCACCTGGGCGGCGGGGTGGGCAAGGTGCTGTCGCGGCTGACGGCGGAATCGGCCCGGCGCGGGGAGGGTTGGACCCATGTCATCGCCTGCCTGGAAGCCCCTGAAAAATCCCAGTTCGTGGACCATGCCCAGGCTCATGGGGCCGAAGTGCTGGTCTGTCCCGACCCCGCCGCGCTGGCCGCGCGGATCGCCGCCGCCGATATCGTGCAACTGGAATGGTGGCATCATCCCAAAGTCGCGGCCTGGATGGGTGGCGATCCTTGGCCCGCCATGCGACTGGTGGTCTGGAGCCATGTATCGGGGCTGAGTCCGCCCGAGATTCCGCCCGAATTCGCGGCCCTACCCCACCGTTTCCTGTTCACCTCGCCCTGCTCCTGGGAACATCCCCGCCTCGCCGCGTTGGACGGGGAAGCCCGGCGACGGATCGGCGCGGTGTTCAGTTCCGGCGGCTTCGACGACCTGCCGCCACCGCCCCGGCGCGACCCCGCCGCCCCGGTCAAGGTCGGCTATGTCGGCACGCTGAACTACGCCAAACTGCACCCGGACCTGTTGGATTACCTCGCGGCGGTGCGCCTGCCCGGTTTCCGCCTAGCCATGGTGGGCGATCCGACCCCGGCGGACGCGCTCATGGCCGCAGCCAAAGCGCGGGGGCTGGCCGGGCGGCTCCATCCACTCGGCTATTCCACCCAGGTCGTGGCGGAACTGGCGACCTTCGATATTCTGGCTTATCCACTCAACCCCCGGCATTACGGCACGACCGAGAACGCCCTCTTGGAAGCGATGGCCATGGGCGTGGTCCCGGTGGTCCTCGACAATCCCGCCGAGCGGCATCTGGTCCGCCAGGGCGAAACCGGCCTGATCGTGGATTCGCCCCGCGCCTTCGCCGACGCCATCCAGTATTTGGCCGAAAACCCCGAGGCAAGACAGCGCCTGTCCGCCAACGCCGCCCGCGCCATCCGCCAGGATTTCGCGGTGGGCCGCACGGCGGACCGGCTCCATGCCCATTACCAAACCCTGCTGGCCGAACCCAAGCGCGGCTTCGATTTCAAAGCCGTGTTCGGCGCGGAACCCGCCGACTGGTTCCGCGCCTGCCAGGGCAGGGAGGCTTGGCGCTTCCCCGACGGAGCCACCACCGAACCCCTGCCTCCCGGTCCCCATTGCCTGTACGAGCGGACCAAAAGCTCGGTTTTCCATTACCGCGATTGTTTCCCCCAAGACCCCCGTTTGGCCCGCTGGGCCGGACGGCTGGAAGCCAGCCGATGA